A genomic segment from Clostridium pasteurianum BC1 encodes:
- a CDS encoding bifunctional 4-hydroxy-2-oxoglutarate aldolase/2-dehydro-3-deoxy-phosphogluconate aldolase has translation MNTKNFPKVTIILRGYTYSQAETVIKALLQSKVNSVEITMNTENAIDMIHDFHKKYGDKIHIGAGTVTTLENAKKAINAGAEFILSPVLLSKEIIDHCKENSVITVPGAMSPTEIYKSFEDGADIVKVFPAVECGSRFFKDVKAPLGELPLMAVGGINKENAREFFTKGADFLGIGSGVFNKDDVLKENIEGLIKSLKEFEEKIG, from the coding sequence ATGAATACAAAAAACTTTCCAAAAGTCACTATTATTTTACGGGGCTATACTTACAGCCAGGCAGAAACAGTTATTAAGGCATTATTACAAAGTAAAGTGAATTCAGTAGAAATTACAATGAATACTGAAAACGCTATAGACATGATTCATGATTTTCATAAAAAATATGGAGATAAAATTCACATAGGGGCCGGTACTGTTACTACCTTAGAAAATGCAAAAAAGGCAATTAATGCAGGAGCTGAATTTATCCTTTCACCAGTTTTATTATCTAAAGAAATAATAGACCATTGTAAGGAAAACTCAGTAATAACAGTGCCAGGAGCAATGAGCCCTACAGAAATATATAAGTCCTTTGAAGATGGGGCTGATATAGTAAAGGTTTTCCCAGCGGTGGAATGCGGCAGCAGATTTTTTAAAGATGTTAAAGCACCATTAGGTGAATTGCCTTTAATGGCAGTAGGAGGCATTAATAAAGAAAATGCAAGAGAGTTTTTCACTAAGGGAGCAGATTTCCTCGGAATAGGTTCCGGTGTATTTAATAAGGATGATGTATTGAAGGAAAATATAGAAGGACTAATAAAATCCTTAAAAGAATTTGAAGAAAAGATAGGTTAG
- a CDS encoding PTS sugar transporter subunit IIA, which translates to MSGEVHFSKDLVFKNLEFKDNIEALRFLATKLWEKGYVKKEYEKAILDREKDYPTALPSIDVKIAIPHADHKLVNKASLAVGVLKNPVEFRAMDDPDKKLNVSIIIMLALSEPHGHIEMLQKIVKLIQNSELLRQIVKASSDEEIIDELTPYLIAN; encoded by the coding sequence ATGAGTGGTGAAGTTCATTTTTCAAAAGATTTGGTATTTAAGAATTTAGAATTTAAAGATAATATAGAGGCTTTAAGGTTTTTGGCTACAAAACTTTGGGAAAAGGGTTATGTAAAAAAGGAATATGAGAAGGCTATTTTAGACAGGGAAAAGGATTATCCAACGGCACTGCCTTCCATAGATGTTAAAATAGCAATACCCCATGCAGATCATAAATTGGTAAACAAGGCAAGTCTAGCTGTGGGAGTATTAAAAAATCCAGTGGAATTCAGAGCCATGGATGATCCTGATAAAAAATTAAATGTAAGTATTATAATTATGCTGGCCCTTAGTGAACCTCATGGTCATATTGAAATGCTTCAGAAAATAGTAAAGCTTATACAAAATTCTGAGTTATTAAGACAAATAGTTAAAGCTTCTTCAGATGAAGAAATTATTGATGAATTGACACCATATCTTATAGCAAATTAA
- a CDS encoding PTS sugar transporter subunit IIB, with amino-acid sequence MKRVLVACGNGIATSTVVATKIREACEDEGLNIAVTQCKLLEVESKVTDYDLLVTTGKFEGEAVNVPVIGAMSLLTGFGEEETIEEIVNALK; translated from the coding sequence GTGAAAAGAGTATTAGTAGCATGTGGAAACGGAATAGCAACATCAACAGTGGTGGCAACTAAAATCAGAGAGGCCTGTGAAGATGAAGGTTTAAATATAGCAGTAACTCAATGTAAACTTTTAGAGGTAGAGTCAAAGGTTACAGATTATGATTTGTTAGTGACTACAGGTAAATTTGAGGGTGAAGCTGTAAACGTTCCAGTTATAGGAGCCATGTCATTATTAACAGGCTTTGGAGAGGAAGAAACAATAGAGGAAATTGTAAACGCACTAAAATAA
- a CDS encoding PTS galactitol transporter subunit IIC, translating into MIFFQAFNILLKAGATVMLPLIIFAIGLVFRVKPAKAFRSGLTVGIGFAGINLVIGLLSSNLGPAAQAMVKNIGIRLDALDVGWGAIAAITWSSPIIAILIFVILLSNIVLLILKKTNTLDVDIWNYHHMAIVGIMTYFVTKNVALGIAATISMAVITFKMSDWTEHFVKDYFGLPGVSLPTVSALSSLVVAVPLNMILDRIPGINKIDFDIKDAKKYLGFFGEPMIMGLILGGVIGALAKYDITKILSIAVNMAAVMVLIPKMTSLFMEGLMPISEAAKKFTKTKFKGRKFLIGLDAAVVVGNAEVITTSLIVIPLTIALAVVLPGNRVLPFADLAVVPFRVALVVALTRGNLIKNIIIGLACTGAILLAGTKTAPVLTELAKSTGINLSMAGGALISSFAATSLTVSFIVFEVFTGNIIFTVPIFIAAFAAIWFYIDVVYKKKQDKKLAESENKSPVLE; encoded by the coding sequence ATGATATTTTTTCAGGCATTTAATATACTACTAAAGGCAGGAGCTACTGTCATGCTCCCACTTATTATATTTGCCATAGGACTTGTATTCAGAGTAAAACCTGCAAAGGCATTTAGATCAGGACTTACAGTAGGTATAGGCTTTGCAGGAATTAATCTAGTAATAGGTCTTCTTTCATCAAATCTTGGACCGGCAGCACAGGCTATGGTAAAAAATATTGGAATAAGGCTGGATGCATTAGATGTAGGTTGGGGTGCCATAGCAGCAATAACCTGGTCATCACCTATAATTGCTATTTTAATATTTGTTATATTGCTTAGTAATATAGTCTTACTCATATTGAAGAAAACCAATACACTAGATGTTGACATATGGAATTATCATCATATGGCTATAGTTGGAATAATGACTTATTTTGTTACAAAGAATGTTGCCCTAGGAATAGCTGCAACTATATCAATGGCAGTAATTACATTTAAGATGTCAGATTGGACTGAACATTTTGTAAAGGATTACTTTGGGCTGCCTGGAGTATCTCTTCCAACGGTATCAGCCCTATCATCACTAGTAGTAGCAGTACCTTTAAACATGATTTTGGACAGAATTCCCGGTATTAATAAAATTGATTTTGATATAAAGGATGCTAAAAAATATCTTGGTTTCTTTGGTGAGCCAATGATTATGGGACTTATTTTAGGGGGAGTTATAGGAGCTCTTGCAAAATATGATATAACTAAAATACTTTCTATAGCTGTTAATATGGCAGCAGTAATGGTACTTATTCCTAAGATGACTTCATTATTTATGGAAGGCTTAATGCCAATTTCAGAGGCAGCAAAGAAATTTACTAAGACTAAATTTAAGGGAAGAAAATTCCTCATAGGTCTAGATGCAGCAGTAGTAGTTGGAAATGCAGAAGTTATAACTACATCTCTTATAGTAATACCACTTACTATAGCTCTAGCAGTAGTTCTGCCAGGTAACAGAGTACTCCCCTTTGCAGATCTAGCAGTTGTTCCCTTTAGAGTAGCTTTGGTAGTAGCTCTCACTAGGGGTAATCTGATAAAGAATATAATTATAGGTCTTGCGTGTACAGGAGCAATATTACTGGCAGGAACCAAGACAGCACCAGTACTTACAGAGCTTGCAAAATCCACTGGAATAAATTTATCTATGGCAGGTGGTGCACTTATCTCCTCCTTTGCTGCAACAAGTTTAACTGTAAGCTTTATAGTATTCGAAGTGTTTACAGGAAATATAATATTTACAGTGCCTATATTTATTGCAGCATTTGCAGCAATATGGTTCTACATTGATGTAGTTTATAAGAAAAAACAGGATAAAAAATTAGCAGAAAGTGAAAATAAAAGTCCAGTTTTAGAATAA
- the dgoD gene encoding galactonate dehydratase — protein MKITGLKVYKIKPRWIFVKISTDEGIEGWGELISGTKTETVVAGAKEMGEYLIGRNPFEIERLWQELYRSFFRGGPINMTVISGIEMALWDIKGKYFNIPVYEFLGGAARDRLMVYSWIGGDRPSEVVKEALDRKNRGFQAVKMNATEELHYIDSFKKVQSVVDRVASIREEVGYDLNIGVDFHGRVHKPMAKVLAKELEPYKLMFLEEVVLPENEEAFAEVAKYTSTPLATGERLCTRWQFKNILKSGVIDIIQPDLALTGGILEARKIAAMAESFDIAVAPHAPYGPIALAATLQMDVCTPNVFIQEQSLGIHYNKGFDLLDFVKNKEIFQYKDGYVDIPKKPGLGLEIDEEFVEKIALEGLVWTNPKWKNYDGTIAEW, from the coding sequence ATGAAAATAACAGGATTAAAGGTATACAAAATAAAACCAAGATGGATATTTGTAAAGATAAGTACAGATGAAGGTATTGAAGGCTGGGGAGAATTGATCTCAGGTACAAAAACTGAAACAGTAGTAGCTGGAGCCAAGGAAATGGGAGAATATCTTATAGGCAGAAATCCTTTTGAAATAGAGAGATTGTGGCAGGAATTGTACCGCTCTTTCTTTAGAGGTGGTCCAATTAACATGACAGTAATATCAGGAATAGAAATGGCACTATGGGATATTAAGGGTAAATACTTTAATATACCTGTATATGAATTCCTGGGAGGAGCAGCAAGAGACAGACTAATGGTATATTCCTGGATAGGAGGGGACAGACCATCAGAAGTTGTTAAGGAAGCACTGGACAGAAAAAATAGAGGCTTCCAGGCAGTAAAAATGAATGCTACGGAGGAATTACACTATATAGATTCCTTTAAAAAAGTGCAGTCAGTAGTGGACAGAGTTGCATCTATTAGAGAAGAAGTAGGTTATGATCTCAACATAGGAGTGGACTTTCATGGAAGAGTTCACAAGCCAATGGCAAAGGTACTGGCAAAAGAATTGGAGCCGTATAAGCTAATGTTCCTTGAAGAGGTTGTACTGCCAGAAAATGAAGAAGCCTTTGCAGAGGTGGCAAAATATACATCTACGCCGCTGGCTACTGGGGAAAGACTGTGTACAAGGTGGCAATTCAAAAATATCTTAAAAAGCGGAGTTATAGATATTATTCAGCCGGATCTTGCACTGACAGGGGGTATTCTTGAAGCAAGAAAGATAGCTGCCATGGCAGAATCATTTGATATAGCAGTAGCTCCTCATGCACCTTATGGGCCTATAGCTCTTGCTGCAACTCTGCAAATGGATGTGTGTACACCAAACGTATTTATACAGGAACAGAGTCTTGGAATACACTATAATAAAGGTTTTGATCTTTTAGATTTCGTGAAAAATAAAGAAATATTCCAATACAAAGATGGCTATGTAGACATACCTAAGAAACCAGGACTTGGACTAGAAATTGATGAAGAGTTTGTAGAAAAGATTGCACTGGAGGGTCTGGTATGGACAAATCCTAAGTGGAAAAATTATGATGGAACTATAGCTGAATGGTGA
- a CDS encoding helix-turn-helix domain-containing protein has product MNLNSIISSNLKRLRGERKLSLSKLSELSGVSKVMLGQIERGESNPTINTIWKISKGLKIPYTNLIDEHISNAILVKKQDTSEQLSENGNYRVYNYFSTNNKRNFELFTAALDVNSSYYSEGHGEKSEEYILISKGELILDTEDKKYILDKGDSIQFDSSKPHRYINNSDSIVEMVIINHYYL; this is encoded by the coding sequence ATGAATTTAAATTCAATTATTTCTTCGAACTTGAAAAGATTGAGAGGAGAAAGAAAACTAAGCCTAAGTAAACTTTCAGAACTTTCAGGGGTGAGTAAAGTTATGCTTGGACAAATTGAACGTGGAGAATCAAATCCTACAATTAATACCATATGGAAAATATCAAAAGGTTTAAAAATACCCTATACAAATCTTATTGATGAACATATATCAAATGCAATTTTAGTAAAAAAACAAGATACTTCAGAACAACTTAGTGAAAATGGTAATTATAGAGTCTATAATTATTTCTCAACAAATAATAAAAGAAATTTTGAACTATTTACTGCTGCACTGGACGTAAATAGCTCCTATTATTCTGAAGGACATGGGGAAAAAAGTGAGGAATATATACTTATTTCTAAAGGAGAACTTATACTAGATACTGAAGATAAAAAATATATTTTAGACAAGGGAGATTCTATACAATTTGATTCTTCCAAACCTCACAGGTACATAAATAATTCTGATTCTATAGTTGAAATGGTCATCATAAATCATTATTATTTATAG
- a CDS encoding AzlC family ABC transporter permease codes for MINEKECFSGNSLFFQGIKDCIPTIFGYLSIGFACGVVSKSCGMTILQIVAMSTFIYAGSSQFIAASMILSLVSAPSVILTIFLVNLRHLLMSVSIAPYFKGNSLLKNFISGILLTDETFVLASSKGSSKNRINYKWMLGVNITAYLNWIFATFLGASFGSLIYNYKAFGLDFALPAMFIGLLISSIKEQRNKKNSIVIIFSTIIILIALIEFISVNTAIMIASMAGAIIGMVTDK; via the coding sequence ATGATTAACGAAAAAGAGTGTTTTTCAGGAAATTCTTTATTTTTTCAAGGTATAAAGGACTGTATTCCAACAATATTCGGGTATTTAAGTATAGGTTTTGCTTGTGGTGTTGTAAGTAAATCTTGCGGAATGACAATTTTACAGATTGTTGCAATGAGTACTTTTATATATGCAGGCTCCTCACAATTTATAGCTGCAAGTATGATATTATCACTAGTATCTGCGCCAAGTGTAATATTAACAATATTTTTAGTGAATTTAAGACATCTGCTTATGAGTGTATCAATTGCACCGTATTTTAAGGGGAATTCACTTCTAAAAAATTTTATCTCTGGTATTCTTTTGACAGATGAAACATTTGTTTTAGCATCGTCAAAGGGCAGTAGTAAAAATAGAATTAATTACAAATGGATGCTTGGAGTTAACATAACTGCATATTTAAATTGGATATTTGCTACCTTTCTAGGTGCTTCCTTTGGAAGTTTAATATATAATTATAAAGCATTTGGTTTAGATTTTGCACTTCCAGCTATGTTTATAGGACTTTTAATATCCAGTATAAAAGAACAGAGAAATAAAAAAAATTCTATAGTTATTATTTTTTCAACTATTATTATTCTAATAGCACTAATTGAGTTTATCTCAGTAAATACAGCAATAATGATAGCTTCAATGGCTGGAGCTATTATAGGGATGGTGACAGATAAATGA
- a CDS encoding AzlD domain-containing protein, with the protein MNTYIWTIIIGGAIVTILPRILPVMFISKINLNDRISKFFKFIPIAILSTLVVSELFIVNNKVGINTYEAVAVIPTVIIAIKKNNLLLTVIVGVISLALLRMIFN; encoded by the coding sequence ATGAATACTTATATATGGACAATAATTATAGGTGGGGCTATAGTTACAATATTACCCAGAATACTGCCTGTAATGTTTATTTCTAAAATCAATTTAAATGATAGAATATCTAAATTTTTTAAATTTATTCCTATAGCTATTTTGTCAACTTTAGTAGTATCAGAACTTTTTATTGTTAATAACAAAGTGGGTATAAATACATATGAAGCAGTAGCAGTAATTCCTACAGTGATAATAGCGATAAAAAAGAATAATTTACTGCTGACCGTTATAGTAGGAGTAATTTCTCTGGCCTTATTGAGGATGATATTTAATTAG
- a CDS encoding IS110 family transposase: MKKLDYLSTLFVGIDIGARQNVVSAINFDQEFLIKMEPVPNTQFGAEQLESMLVKVLEKNTFKTVIIGLESTSFYGVHIANFLSSSERLMPYKPYVYCLNPKEVANYKDSFNSLDKNDSIDSFVIADFARVGRIHTEPWRGSQYLALQRLTRHRLHIVECLTREKTYMLSNVFLKFSEFALLQGDDHPFSDKYGATASSILTDFLSSEDIANTSIEDLVDFVNKKSRKRISNPQMTAEILQQAARNSYRLDKCLYEPLTTSIACSFNCIQAFEKELKAINKAIEKAVMGMNPVEYQILMSIPGFGPVYSSGILSELGSVHAFPNNNAIAKYAGIVWKENQSGGFKAENTPMNKAGNRYLRYYLIEAAGSIVRYIPEYQEFYQKKFAEVTTHQHKRALALTSRKLIRLIFGLLAKNQLYSSNRVDK, translated from the coding sequence ATGAAGAAATTAGATTACTTATCAACTCTATTTGTTGGTATCGATATTGGTGCGAGACAAAATGTTGTCTCTGCTATTAATTTTGATCAAGAATTCTTGATTAAAATGGAGCCTGTTCCTAATACACAATTTGGTGCAGAACAATTAGAATCCATGCTTGTTAAAGTGTTAGAAAAGAACACTTTTAAAACTGTAATAATCGGCTTAGAATCTACTTCCTTTTACGGAGTACATATTGCCAATTTTTTATCTTCAAGTGAAAGACTTATGCCTTACAAGCCTTATGTTTACTGCTTAAACCCTAAGGAAGTTGCTAACTACAAAGATTCCTTCAATTCTCTTGATAAAAATGACAGCATTGACTCTTTTGTTATTGCTGATTTTGCAAGAGTTGGCAGAATTCATACTGAACCCTGGCGGGGTTCTCAATATCTTGCTCTGCAAAGACTTACAAGACACAGGCTTCATATTGTTGAATGCTTAACCAGAGAAAAGACTTACATGTTATCCAATGTATTTCTCAAGTTTAGTGAATTTGCTTTGTTACAGGGTGATGATCATCCTTTTTCTGATAAATATGGTGCTACTGCGTCATCTATATTGACAGATTTTCTTTCTTCTGAAGATATTGCAAATACTTCAATTGAAGATCTTGTTGACTTCGTCAATAAAAAAAGTCGCAAGCGGATTTCCAATCCACAGATGACTGCTGAAATTCTGCAGCAGGCTGCACGTAATTCATACCGCCTTGATAAATGTTTGTATGAGCCTTTAACAACCTCAATTGCCTGCTCTTTTAATTGTATTCAGGCTTTTGAGAAAGAACTTAAAGCTATTAACAAGGCTATTGAAAAAGCAGTTATGGGAATGAACCCCGTTGAATACCAAATTTTAATGTCAATACCTGGGTTCGGCCCTGTTTACTCTAGTGGCATTCTTTCAGAATTAGGTAGTGTTCATGCTTTCCCTAATAACAATGCCATTGCTAAATACGCTGGCATCGTATGGAAGGAAAATCAATCTGGTGGTTTTAAGGCTGAAAACACACCAATGAACAAAGCAGGCAACCGTTATTTGCGCTATTATCTGATAGAAGCTGCTGGAAGTATCGTAAGATATATTCCTGAATATCAAGAATTCTATCAGAAGAAATTTGCTGAAGTAACTACACATCAGCATAAACGAGCACTCGCACTAACATCTCGTAAATTGATTCGTTTGATTTTTGGATTGCTGGCTAAAAATCAACTCTACTCTTCAAATAGGGTAGATAAATAA
- a CDS encoding GNAT family N-acetyltransferase: protein MKNLGTKTIETKRLILRKFTLSDADDMYKNWASDDKVTKFLTWPTHTDIEVSRRVIDTWIKDYSNDKNYQWCIELKNTGEAIGSIGVVDCKENIEAVEIGYCIGSKYWNQGFTSEAFKALIQFFFQEVGVNRIESRHDPLNPNSGKVMLKCGLKYEGTRIKADRNNTGICDVAMYGIINPRV from the coding sequence ATGAAAAATTTAGGAACGAAAACCATAGAAACTAAAAGACTTATATTACGGAAGTTTACACTATCAGATGCCGATGATATGTACAAAAATTGGGCAAGCGATGATAAGGTAACCAAATTTTTAACTTGGCCCACCCACACAGATATAGAAGTAAGTCGTAGAGTAATTGATACATGGATAAAAGACTATTCCAATGATAAAAACTATCAATGGTGTATTGAACTCAAAAACACAGGAGAAGCTATTGGTAGTATTGGTGTAGTTGACTGTAAAGAAAATATTGAAGCTGTGGAAATAGGTTATTGCATTGGTAGTAAATATTGGAATCAAGGTTTCACTTCGGAAGCATTTAAAGCTTTAATACAATTTTTCTTTCAGGAAGTAGGTGTTAATCGTATAGAGTCAAGACATGATCCACTTAATCCAAATTCGGGGAAAGTAATGCTGAAATGTGGTTTAAAATACGAGGGAACAAGGATAAAAGCAGATAGAAATAATACGGGAATTTGTGATGTGGCAATGTACGGAATAATAAACCCGAGAGTATGA
- a CDS encoding IS256 family transposase, whose amino-acid sequence MSFSRKELIKQLIKETKPTSAKDVQETLKNLFADTLKEMLEAELDDHLGYSKYDYKNKNTSNSRNGRSSKKVISDLGEFQLDVPRDRNSSFEPEVVKKNQTDISGIEDQVIGMYAKGMTTRDIATHLENIYGFEASPTLISGITDKITPIAKEWQNRPLEAVYPIIFMDAIHYKVKQDNRVINKAAYAVIGVNLDGIKEVLGIWIGANETSKYWLLVLNELKNRGVNDILIACVDGLNGFKEAIKAIYPRTEIQRCIIHQIRNSSKYVSYKDLKAFNADLKLVYTSATEDAALAELAKFEEKWGDKYLIAIRSWKANWEELSTFFKYPPEIRKIIYTTNAMESYNRQLRKVTKSKSVFPSDDALLKMLYLATMDISKKWTQSIRGWAQILAQLSIYFSDRLETVIF is encoded by the coding sequence ATGTCTTTTTCAAGAAAGGAACTTATTAAACAGCTTATTAAGGAAACAAAGCCTACAAGTGCAAAAGATGTTCAAGAAACATTGAAAAATCTATTCGCCGATACGCTTAAAGAAATGTTAGAAGCGGAGCTTGATGACCATCTGGGATATTCTAAATATGACTACAAAAATAAAAATACATCTAATAGTAGAAATGGACGAAGCTCTAAAAAGGTAATTTCAGATCTTGGAGAATTTCAACTTGATGTACCAAGAGATAGAAACAGTAGTTTTGAACCGGAGGTTGTTAAGAAAAATCAAACAGATATATCTGGAATTGAAGATCAAGTTATTGGTATGTATGCAAAAGGAATGACTACCAGAGATATTGCTACTCACTTAGAAAACATATATGGTTTTGAGGCTTCGCCTACACTAATATCTGGTATAACAGATAAAATTACTCCTATAGCTAAAGAATGGCAAAATAGACCATTAGAAGCCGTTTATCCTATAATCTTTATGGATGCCATACATTATAAAGTTAAACAGGATAATAGAGTCATAAACAAGGCTGCTTACGCAGTTATTGGAGTAAACTTAGATGGTATTAAAGAAGTTTTGGGAATTTGGATTGGAGCTAATGAAACATCAAAATACTGGCTCTTAGTATTAAATGAACTTAAAAATAGAGGGGTTAATGATATACTTATAGCTTGTGTTGATGGTCTTAATGGATTTAAAGAAGCTATTAAAGCGATTTATCCTCGTACTGAGATTCAGAGATGCATAATACATCAAATTAGAAACTCTTCTAAATATGTATCTTATAAAGATTTAAAAGCATTCAATGCAGATTTAAAACTAGTATATACATCTGCAACAGAAGATGCAGCCTTAGCGGAGCTAGCTAAATTTGAAGAAAAATGGGGAGATAAATATCTTATTGCTATCCGCTCATGGAAAGCTAATTGGGAAGAACTTTCTACATTCTTCAAATACCCGCCAGAGATACGAAAAATAATATATACTACCAATGCAATGGAAAGCTATAATAGACAATTAAGAAAAGTAACCAAGAGTAAAAGCGTATTTCCTTCAGATGATGCTTTACTTAAAATGCTTTATCTAGCAACAATGGATATAAGCAAAAAGTGGACCCAATCTATACGTGGATGGGCTCAAATACTAGCTCAATTATCTATATATTTTAGTGATAGGCTTGAAACTGTAATTTTTTAA
- a CDS encoding DUF2812 domain-containing protein, with the protein MKHVIRKLYYDYEKEEKWLNSMASKGMALSNYSWCKYAFEDCEPGEYIYRIELLKDLPTHPNSMAYIKFMQEMGVEHVASYMRWVYFRKKASEGQFDLYSDIESRITHYKRINLLWSILALVEGIIGLSIIIMGSVNIMNGYPIGRLGIVTGIVPVMIGILFLYIDNPIRKKIKDLVKEKNIRE; encoded by the coding sequence ATGAAACACGTAATTAGAAAATTATATTATGATTATGAAAAAGAAGAAAAATGGCTAAATAGTATGGCTTCAAAAGGCATGGCTTTATCCAATTACTCTTGGTGTAAATATGCATTTGAAGATTGTGAACCAGGTGAGTATATATATAGAATAGAATTGTTAAAAGATCTCCCAACTCATCCAAACAGCATGGCTTATATAAAATTTATGCAAGAGATGGGTGTTGAACATGTAGCTTCATATATGAGATGGGTATACTTTAGAAAAAAAGCAAGTGAAGGCCAATTTGATTTATATTCTGATATAGAATCAAGAATTACACATTATAAAAGAATTAACTTATTATGGTCTATTCTTGCATTAGTAGAAGGCATAATTGGCTTATCCATTATTATAATGGGTTCAGTAAATATTATGAATGGATATCCAATTGGAAGATTAGGTATCGTTACGGGAATTGTACCGGTTATGATAGGAATTCTTTTCTTGTATATTGATAATCCTATACGAAAAAAGATTAAAGACTTGGTGAAAGAAAAAAATATTAGAGAATAA
- a CDS encoding PadR family transcriptional regulator has product MPESIERGALTEAVYYILLSLFEPLHGYGIMQNVNKLSNERVNLAPGTLYGAINTLLEKKWIQASKNESNSRKKEYVITELGKKIVEIEIERLQELLNNGNIICGGRKK; this is encoded by the coding sequence ATGCCTGAAAGTATTGAACGTGGTGCATTAACTGAAGCAGTTTATTATATTCTGTTATCACTATTTGAACCATTACATGGTTATGGAATAATGCAAAATGTAAATAAATTAAGCAATGAAAGAGTTAATCTTGCCCCTGGAACACTTTATGGAGCAATTAACACATTACTTGAGAAAAAGTGGATTCAAGCTAGTAAAAATGAAAGTAATTCTCGAAAAAAAGAATATGTTATAACAGAGTTAGGGAAAAAAATTGTTGAAATCGAAATAGAACGTCTTCAAGAATTATTAAATAATGGAAATATAATTTGTGGAGGTAGGAAGAAATGA
- a CDS encoding GntR family transcriptional regulator, giving the protein MLIEIDFEAEIPIYEQLKRQIIEGIALGHLKAGENLPSVRQMAEDIGINLHTVNKAYNELKLEGYLNIDRRKGAMVSSMFPKSTEDFDEKLREDLKYLIAKAYLRKIDEKKFLEFCSSIFKKYNKN; this is encoded by the coding sequence ATGCTAATAGAAATTGATTTTGAAGCCGAGATACCAATATACGAACAGCTTAAAAGACAAATAATAGAGGGGATAGCATTAGGACACTTGAAAGCTGGAGAAAATCTTCCTTCTGTCAGGCAGATGGCAGAAGATATAGGAATAAACCTTCATACAGTAAATAAAGCTTATAATGAATTAAAACTAGAAGGCTATTTGAATATTGATAGAAGAAAAGGGGCCATGGTAAGTTCTATGTTTCCCAAAAGTACAGAGGATTTTGATGAGAAACTTAGAGAAGATCTAAAATATTTAATAGCAAAGGCATATTTAAGAAAGATTGATGAAAAGAAATTTTTAGAATTTTGCAGTTCTATATTTAAAAAGTATAATAAAAATTAA